A genomic segment from Saprospiraceae bacterium encodes:
- a CDS encoding Uma2 family endonuclease, giving the protein MKNIDFQSIADYIEYESASETKHEYEKGEILMMSGGTINHGILCGNAYNELRKKVGNDKKKCSVIGSEVRIHIQSVNSIVYPDAMVICGEIEVSQEDEEAIINPLIVVEVLSKSTESYDRGDKFYKYRQLDSIKEYLLIDQEKPMVESFYKRENNIWEISRVSGLEKSLKVKSIGIEINLEDLYVNVKWKV; this is encoded by the coding sequence GTGAAAAATATTGACTTTCAGTCTATTGCAGATTATATTGAATATGAATCTGCTTCTGAAACCAAGCATGAATATGAAAAGGGGGAGATTTTAATGATGTCAGGAGGTACTATAAATCATGGCATTTTATGCGGTAATGCTTATAACGAACTACGCAAAAAAGTTGGTAACGACAAAAAAAAATGTAGCGTAATAGGTAGTGAAGTTAGGATTCATATTCAATCAGTCAATTCCATCGTCTATCCAGATGCAATGGTTATATGTGGAGAAATTGAAGTATCGCAAGAAGATGAAGAAGCCATCATCAACCCCTTAATTGTGGTTGAAGTATTATCAAAATCGACAGAAAGCTACGATAGAGGAGATAAGTTTTATAAATATCGTCAACTAGATAGTATTAAAGAATACCTATTAATAGACCAGGAAAAACCAATGGTTGAAAGCTTTTATAAACGAGAAAATAACATCTGGGAAATATCCCGAGTTAGCGGATTGGAAAAATCCCTGAAAGTCAAAAGCATTGGAATTGAGATAAATTTGGAAGATTTATATGTTAATGTGAAATGGAAGGTATAG
- a CDS encoding DUF1501 domain-containing protein, with amino-acid sequence MKNKHIQEDFSPMQLSRRAFLSTAGTGVGLAALSTLLPGCLGQSSLATSSFSPHLLNQPHHLPKAKRVIYLFQSGGPAQMELFDYKPLLREREGQELPDSIRGGQRLTGMTANQKAFPLKGAVHDFRQYGESGAWVSDLLPYTAKIADDLCFVKSLHTEAINHDPAMTFFQTGSQLSGRPSMGAWLSYGLGSSNQNLPTYCVLLSKGSGRIAAAQPLSSRLWGTGFLPSLYQGVQFRSGQDPVLYLTNPEGISPHSRRRLLDHLAELNQHYHAATQDPEVKSRIAQYEMAYQMQTSVPEVTDISGEPEEVYELYGPESRIPGTYAANCLLARRLAERDVKFIQLYHQGWDHHNDLPEHIAKQCKDTDQASAALVMDLKRRGLLEDTLVIWGGEFGRTNYSQGLDKGTRYGRDHHPRCFSAWMAGGGVKPGISYGETDEFGYNVVKDPVHVHDFQATLLHLLGIDHERLTFKHQGRRYRLTDVHGQVVKGVLG; translated from the coding sequence ATGAAAAATAAGCATATCCAGGAAGATTTTTCACCCATGCAATTGAGCCGCCGCGCCTTTTTGTCTACAGCAGGCACCGGCGTTGGCTTGGCGGCTTTGAGTACCTTATTACCTGGCTGTCTGGGGCAATCCAGTCTTGCCACTTCCTCCTTTTCGCCCCATTTATTAAACCAACCCCACCATCTACCGAAAGCCAAGCGAGTGATCTACCTTTTTCAGAGTGGCGGCCCGGCCCAGATGGAATTATTTGATTACAAACCTTTGTTGAGAGAAAGAGAGGGACAAGAATTGCCCGACTCCATCCGCGGAGGGCAACGATTGACTGGGATGACAGCTAACCAAAAGGCCTTTCCCCTCAAGGGGGCTGTGCATGATTTTAGGCAGTATGGCGAAAGTGGCGCTTGGGTCAGTGACTTGTTGCCCTATACGGCCAAGATTGCCGATGATTTATGTTTTGTAAAGTCCTTACACACCGAAGCGATCAACCACGACCCGGCGATGACCTTCTTTCAGACCGGTTCTCAACTGAGTGGCCGCCCCAGTATGGGCGCTTGGCTCAGTTATGGCCTGGGCAGTTCAAATCAGAATTTGCCGACCTATTGTGTGCTTTTATCCAAAGGATCGGGAAGGATCGCGGCGGCACAACCGCTGTCCTCCCGCTTGTGGGGCACCGGTTTTTTACCCTCCTTATACCAAGGCGTACAATTTCGATCAGGTCAAGATCCTGTTTTGTATCTGACGAATCCAGAAGGGATTTCTCCCCATAGTAGAAGGAGATTGCTGGATCATTTAGCCGAACTCAATCAGCACTACCATGCGGCAACCCAAGACCCAGAGGTGAAATCCCGCATTGCCCAATATGAAATGGCTTATCAAATGCAGACTTCCGTTCCTGAGGTCACCGATATTTCTGGGGAACCCGAGGAGGTCTATGAATTGTACGGCCCCGAATCGCGGATTCCAGGCACCTATGCTGCCAATTGCCTGCTCGCCAGGAGATTGGCGGAGCGGGACGTAAAATTCATCCAATTGTACCACCAAGGCTGGGATCACCACAACGACCTGCCCGAACACATCGCCAAACAATGCAAGGACACCGATCAAGCCTCCGCGGCTTTGGTCATGGACCTGAAAAGGCGCGGCCTGCTGGAGGACACCCTGGTGATCTGGGGCGGAGAATTTGGCCGGACCAATTATTCGCAAGGGCTTGACAAAGGAACCCGCTATGGCAGAGACCATCACCCGCGCTGTTTTTCCGCCTGGATGGCTGGCGGTGGCGTCAAACCGGGTATCTCCTATGGTGAAACGGACGAATTTGGCTATAATGTCGTCAAAGACCCCGTCCACGTCCACGATTTCCAGGCAACGCTCCTCCATCTCCTCGGCATTGACCACGAACGATTGACTTTCAAACACCAGGGCAGAAGGTACCGGTTGACGGATGTGCATGGGCAGGTGGTGAAGGGGGTGCTGGGGTAG
- a CDS encoding sulfatase encodes MTNNILLLASIFLLLSCGRQANETASTPPNVVILLADQWRAQATGYAGDPNVKTPHLDRLAAESVNFPNAVSGTPVCCPFRASMMTGQRPLTHGVFMNDVQLDTNAVSMGKVFAAAGYDTGYIGKWHLDGHGRLQFIPPGNRRQGFQYWKGNECTHDYNHSVYYDQDNPEPQTWETYDAFAQTEDAIQYLQNRTGKEKPFLLVLSWGTPHAPYHTAPEQYRNQYDSAAMVLRPNVPAELAGQVKKDLTGYYAHATALDDMIGKLREVLNQTGLADNTIVLFTADHGDLLGSQGAYKKQQAYDESIKVPMLYYVPPAYAQPGTKEALLNSEDILPTLLGLCQIPIPETVEGTNYGDYILGKEQVVDTVALISCVQPFGQWNKVKHGAREYRGLRTLRYTYTRDLSGPWLLFDNEKDPYQMQNLVDEPAYEAIKRSLDQLLTEKLAANGDKFLPGLAYIEQWQYPIDETGTVPYFH; translated from the coding sequence ATGACCAACAATATCCTACTCCTGGCATCCATTTTCCTGCTACTTTCTTGTGGAAGACAAGCTAACGAAACGGCCAGCACACCACCTAATGTGGTCATCTTGCTGGCAGATCAATGGCGGGCCCAGGCGACCGGATATGCCGGAGACCCTAATGTAAAGACGCCACACCTGGATCGTCTGGCAGCGGAGAGTGTCAACTTCCCCAATGCTGTTTCGGGAACACCGGTCTGCTGCCCTTTTCGGGCATCCATGATGACGGGGCAAAGGCCCTTAACGCATGGCGTATTTATGAATGATGTGCAACTGGATACAAATGCCGTTTCTATGGGTAAAGTATTTGCAGCAGCGGGCTATGATACCGGCTATATTGGCAAATGGCACCTCGACGGGCATGGGCGGCTACAGTTCATTCCGCCCGGCAATAGAAGGCAGGGCTTTCAATATTGGAAAGGCAATGAGTGCACCCATGATTATAACCATTCTGTTTATTATGACCAGGATAATCCCGAGCCCCAAACCTGGGAGACCTATGATGCCTTCGCCCAAACAGAGGATGCTATTCAATACCTCCAAAATAGAACAGGCAAAGAAAAGCCTTTTTTATTGGTGCTTTCCTGGGGCACACCCCATGCGCCTTATCACACCGCACCCGAGCAATATCGCAATCAATATGACTCAGCTGCTATGGTTTTGCGACCAAATGTACCTGCTGAGTTGGCCGGTCAAGTTAAAAAAGACCTTACTGGTTATTATGCGCATGCTACCGCCCTCGATGATATGATCGGCAAGTTGCGAGAGGTCTTGAATCAGACCGGCTTGGCAGATAACACTATTGTGCTTTTTACCGCAGATCATGGAGACTTGCTGGGCTCACAGGGCGCCTACAAAAAGCAACAAGCCTATGATGAATCCATCAAGGTCCCTATGCTGTATTACGTTCCCCCAGCTTATGCACAGCCTGGCACCAAGGAGGCCCTCCTAAACTCGGAAGACATCCTGCCTACCTTGTTAGGCCTATGCCAAATCCCCATCCCAGAAACCGTTGAAGGCACCAATTATGGCGATTATATCCTGGGTAAAGAACAAGTCGTGGACACGGTGGCACTCATTAGCTGTGTGCAACCTTTTGGCCAATGGAATAAGGTGAAACACGGCGCACGCGAATACCGTGGCCTACGCACTTTGCGCTATACCTATACCCGCGATTTAAGTGGCCCCTGGTTATTATTCGATAATGAAAAAGATCCTTATCAAATGCAAAACCTCGTCGATGAGCCTGCCTATGAAGCCATCAAAAGGAGCCTGGATCAGTTATTAACAGAAAAACTGGCCGCCAATGGAGATAAATTTTTACCCGGCCTGGCCTATATCGAACAATGGCAGTATCCGATTGATGAAACGGGGACGGTGCCTTATTTTCATTAA
- a CDS encoding DUF1553 domain-containing protein, giving the protein MELRTFIQLNVRGLLTMIIISLFSCQSEHSGDPTSNIALPKKVDFNFHIKPILSDRCFKCHGPDEKVREAKLRFDVKEGAFALLDSAENRYAIVPGDLKKSSLVHRVSSTDPSEMMPPPESNLSLSTYEIALLKKWIEQGAEWKAHWSFILPEKAPLPGVAQKDWPKHPIDYFTLAKMEEQGLRPSPRASKEKLIRRLSFDLRGLPPSLTEIDAFLADESPDAYEKLIDQFLTQDSYGERMAQEWLDVARYADSHGYQDDLERSMWPWRDWVIQAFNQNLPYDRFVSWQLAGDLLPNATYEQKLATGFNRNHKITQEVGVIDEEYRVTYVLDRVNTFSTVFMGLTVECAQCHDHKYDPISQKEFYSLFSFFNNVPEKGRVDYGVEVAEPSLPLPADKIAELRTYIRNLFDKQHKEVLNYASKQWAQGFEANQLKQTVKTSSIPKGLIAWYPFDYIENDQIREVTKGQPATVVNKVTPVQGKFSGGLAFMGTNYADLAPSAAINFNAPFTVSFWIKSVDGGIRGPVLTAQSKTNKAGFVIETTGDKTFNFVLTNDQHKARLQILSKETLPVNKWTHIALTYDGSRKSQGVKLYMNGVLAEDPYTLSDNLQGNISPYTDLFLGARNPQSVVDEGQVNENDFLGNNKGLQAGQLDELMIFNRSLQAAEIADLSTFNPIADLAAKTEKTETDLKRLFYHQLLHQDADYQIMTNRLMEYKIRKGRMEDIVLKPTMVMADMDTVRSTFVLERGQYDAPQEKVVAATPLAVLPFDQNYVKNRAGLVEWLLDPKNPLTARVAVNRYWQLIFGRGIVATPEDFGSQGALPSHPALLDWLAVDFRESGWDLKRLIKGMVLSATYQQSVETNSRLQQLDPENNYLARGPQQRLSAEMIRDHALAISGLLSSQIGGPSVKPYQPEGLWLQVASGNQSLRKYIQDHDQDLYRRSLYTFWKRTIPPPSMTVFDAPQREQCTVKRRATSTPMQALVLLNDPQFTEASRLIAVRMLKEGGETLADRVKFAFRLATSRAPSTAEVDLLIDLLEQEKADFAADPAAAKQLIAIGEYRIMEDFEPTELAAYTVVANAILNLTEAILKS; this is encoded by the coding sequence ATGGAACTTAGGACCTTTATTCAACTCAATGTAAGGGGGCTACTAACGATGATAATCATCAGCCTGTTTAGCTGCCAATCGGAGCATAGCGGGGATCCGACTTCCAATATTGCATTACCCAAAAAAGTAGACTTCAATTTTCATATCAAGCCTATCCTCTCGGATCGGTGTTTCAAATGCCACGGACCAGATGAAAAGGTGCGCGAGGCCAAGCTCCGCTTTGATGTAAAGGAGGGGGCTTTTGCCTTATTAGATAGTGCTGAAAACCGCTACGCCATTGTCCCCGGAGATTTGAAAAAAAGCTCCCTGGTCCATCGGGTTTCCAGTACTGATCCATCGGAAATGATGCCGCCGCCCGAGTCCAACCTTAGTTTGTCCACCTACGAAATAGCCCTCCTCAAGAAATGGATCGAACAGGGCGCGGAATGGAAAGCTCACTGGTCTTTTATCCTCCCAGAAAAAGCACCCTTGCCTGGCGTGGCCCAAAAAGACTGGCCCAAGCATCCGATTGACTATTTCACCTTGGCCAAAATGGAGGAGCAAGGGCTCCGGCCTTCTCCCAGGGCATCAAAGGAGAAGCTGATCCGTAGGTTATCCTTCGACCTGCGGGGCTTGCCGCCCAGCTTGACCGAAATTGACGCCTTTTTGGCAGATGAAAGCCCTGATGCCTACGAAAAATTAATCGATCAGTTTTTGACCCAGGATAGTTACGGGGAGCGCATGGCGCAGGAGTGGTTGGATGTGGCCCGTTATGCTGACTCGCATGGCTACCAGGATGACCTGGAGCGTAGTATGTGGCCCTGGAGAGATTGGGTTATTCAGGCATTTAACCAAAATTTGCCTTATGACCGCTTTGTGTCCTGGCAATTGGCGGGGGATTTGCTCCCCAATGCCACCTATGAGCAAAAACTGGCTACTGGGTTTAACCGGAATCATAAGATCACCCAAGAAGTAGGGGTAATTGACGAGGAATATAGGGTGACATATGTGTTAGATAGGGTGAATACTTTTTCCACCGTCTTCATGGGGCTAACAGTTGAATGTGCCCAATGTCATGACCATAAATATGATCCTATCTCTCAAAAGGAGTTCTATAGTTTGTTTAGTTTTTTTAACAATGTACCTGAAAAAGGGCGTGTAGATTATGGGGTTGAAGTGGCAGAACCTTCGCTGCCTCTGCCAGCCGACAAGATAGCGGAATTGCGAACCTATATCCGCAACCTATTTGACAAGCAACATAAAGAAGTGCTGAATTATGCCTCAAAGCAGTGGGCGCAAGGTTTTGAGGCCAACCAACTCAAACAAACGGTAAAAACAAGTTCTATTCCGAAAGGACTAATAGCTTGGTATCCTTTTGATTACATTGAAAATGACCAAATCAGAGAAGTAACCAAGGGACAGCCCGCAACGGTCGTAAATAAAGTGACACCAGTACAAGGTAAATTTTCAGGCGGACTAGCGTTTATGGGTACCAATTATGCCGATTTAGCACCTTCTGCCGCTATTAATTTTAATGCGCCTTTTACGGTAAGTTTTTGGATAAAATCGGTTGATGGCGGAATCCGGGGCCCGGTATTGACGGCCCAGTCTAAGACCAATAAAGCGGGCTTTGTGATCGAAACAACGGGCGATAAAACCTTCAATTTTGTTTTGACCAATGATCAGCATAAAGCGAGACTCCAAATCTTAAGTAAAGAAACGCTTCCGGTCAATAAGTGGACGCACATTGCTCTTACCTATGATGGATCAAGGAAAAGCCAAGGAGTCAAACTATACATGAATGGCGTTTTGGCCGAAGACCCCTATACCTTAAGTGATAATTTGCAGGGAAACATAAGCCCCTATACTGATCTTTTTTTGGGTGCGAGGAATCCCCAATCTGTTGTAGATGAAGGGCAAGTAAACGAAAATGATTTTTTGGGTAATAATAAAGGATTACAGGCTGGGCAATTGGATGAATTAATGATTTTCAACCGATCGCTGCAAGCAGCGGAAATAGCAGATTTGAGTACTTTTAATCCCATTGCCGATTTGGCTGCTAAAACTGAAAAAACGGAAACAGACTTAAAGCGCTTATTCTACCACCAATTGCTACACCAGGATGCTGATTATCAGATTATGACCAACCGCCTGATGGAGTACAAAATCCGAAAAGGCCGAATGGAAGATATTGTTTTAAAACCGACCATGGTGATGGCTGATATGGATACGGTGCGCTCCACCTTTGTGTTGGAAAGAGGACAATATGATGCTCCTCAGGAAAAGGTAGTAGCCGCTACTCCTCTGGCTGTCTTACCTTTTGATCAGAATTATGTGAAAAACAGAGCGGGTTTAGTCGAATGGTTGCTTGATCCAAAAAACCCACTGACCGCGAGGGTGGCCGTCAATCGATATTGGCAACTTATTTTTGGAAGAGGCATTGTAGCTACGCCTGAAGACTTTGGGAGCCAAGGTGCCTTGCCTTCCCACCCTGCGTTGCTAGACTGGCTGGCCGTCGATTTCAGAGAATCTGGCTGGGATCTCAAGCGATTGATCAAAGGAATGGTCTTGTCCGCCACCTACCAGCAATCCGTAGAAACCAATAGCCGCCTACAACAATTAGACCCAGAGAATAATTACTTGGCCAGAGGGCCCCAACAGAGACTGTCAGCTGAAATGATCAGAGACCATGCCTTGGCCATAAGTGGCCTTCTAAGCTCTCAGATTGGTGGCCCGAGTGTGAAGCCTTATCAACCCGAAGGACTCTGGCTGCAAGTGGCATCAGGCAATCAGTCTTTGCGCAAATATATTCAGGACCACGACCAGGATTTGTACCGAAGAAGTTTGTATACCTTTTGGAAACGGACGATCCCGCCCCCTTCGATGACGGTCTTTGATGCCCCCCAAAGAGAACAATGCACGGTAAAACGACGTGCTACCAGCACACCCATGCAGGCCTTGGTGTTGCTCAATGACCCCCAATTTACCGAAGCCTCACGGCTCATCGCCGTCAGGATGCTGAAAGAGGGCGGAGAAACCCTTGCCGATCGGGTCAAATTTGCCTTCCGGCTGGCGACCTCCCGCGCACCATCGACCGCTGAAGTCGATCTATTAATTGATTTATTAGAACAAGAGAAAGCAGATTTTGCTGCCGACCCAGCAGCTGCTAAACAGTTGATTGCCATTGGAGAATACCGGATCATGGAAGATTTTGAGCCTACGGAATTGGCGGCCTATACGGTGGTAGCGAATGCCATTTTGAATTTGACGGAGGCTATCCTGAAAAGTTAG
- a CDS encoding CehA/McbA family metallohydrolase, with the protein MKKSLFFLAISLIILSCEAEKESPVAQQTWFKGNTHTHTTLCGHADTHPDSVARWYLNRGYHFLILSEHDQFIDPSSVNLPAGRREDFILIPGEELSDLNHVHSTAMNIDRAIHIHPDEAIKTQAKNDPVLRKNASILQRHVDSTRAAGGHPILNHPNFQAGLAAKDIQQVKHLHLFELYNGHPQVYNWGNEKHASTEEKWDSILSAGIQMYGVSSDDAHQFQTWGPEVSNPGRGWVMVESAELSPDAITDAMAQGRFYASSGVLLKGIQRSTAVYEIEVDTAATRSATNSEFIMGFKNEAAKAGFTIEFITDGGKVIQSVEGISAKMAVPSGVKYLRGKVTFTTLKDAVPTQFFAWTQPVFLGG; encoded by the coding sequence ATGAAGAAGAGTCTATTTTTTTTAGCCATTTCATTGATTATACTGAGTTGTGAGGCGGAAAAAGAAAGTCCGGTGGCGCAACAAACCTGGTTCAAAGGAAATACCCACACCCATACCACTCTTTGTGGCCATGCTGACACCCATCCGGATTCCGTGGCTAGGTGGTATTTGAACAGGGGGTACCACTTTCTTATCCTGAGTGAACACGACCAGTTTATTGACCCGAGTAGCGTCAACCTGCCAGCTGGTCGGAGAGAAGATTTTATCCTTATTCCGGGGGAAGAATTGAGTGACCTGAACCATGTCCATTCCACAGCCATGAATATCGACAGGGCGATTCATATTCACCCGGATGAGGCCATTAAAACACAGGCAAAAAATGATCCTGTCCTTCGCAAAAATGCGAGTATTCTGCAAAGGCATGTCGACTCCACCAGAGCTGCCGGCGGTCACCCAATTTTGAATCATCCGAATTTTCAGGCGGGCCTGGCCGCGAAAGACATCCAGCAAGTAAAACATTTGCATCTATTTGAATTATATAACGGCCATCCGCAGGTCTACAATTGGGGGAACGAGAAACACGCTTCTACCGAAGAAAAATGGGATTCGATCCTGAGTGCCGGTATTCAGATGTATGGCGTATCTTCTGATGATGCCCATCAGTTTCAGACCTGGGGACCAGAGGTGAGCAACCCCGGCCGTGGCTGGGTGATGGTAGAAAGTGCGGAGCTATCGCCAGATGCCATAACCGATGCGATGGCGCAAGGACGGTTTTACGCCTCCAGCGGCGTGCTTTTAAAAGGGATTCAGCGCTCAACGGCGGTATATGAGATTGAAGTAGATACGGCTGCTACCCGCAGCGCCACGAATTCCGAATTCATAATGGGCTTCAAAAATGAAGCAGCCAAAGCAGGTTTTACGATCGAATTTATCACAGATGGTGGCAAGGTGATCCAATCAGTGGAAGGTATTTCCGCAAAAATGGCGGTCCCCAGCGGCGTGAAATATCTCAGAGGAAAAGTAACCTTTACAACGCTGAAGGATGCTGTCCCTACGCAGTTTTTTGCCTGGACACAGCCGGTGTTTTTGGGTGGGTGA
- a CDS encoding VTT domain-containing protein has translation MNEIWDVVVHTDEYLLDFARKNAKLVYLLLFLIVFSESANLLFAFLPGDGLLLAVGVIAATGTLNIWIIYPLLVIAGVIGYQVNYATGQYYGKRFLAGNPRIKRHFEKTQAFYKRHGDKTVIIGRFFPIVRTFAPFLAGVVKMDARTFLKDTIIGAIIWVSVFLLFGYFLGDVPIIKENFFLLYLALIALAVVPLLWTGLTFLLKKLKGVVSDDTYGNHI, from the coding sequence ATGAATGAAATATGGGATGTTGTCGTGCACACAGATGAATATTTATTGGATTTTGCCAGAAAAAATGCTAAGCTAGTTTATTTGCTTCTTTTTCTTATCGTATTCTCAGAATCTGCTAATTTGCTATTTGCCTTTTTGCCGGGTGACGGATTACTGCTAGCCGTAGGTGTAATTGCGGCAACCGGCACCTTAAATATCTGGATCATTTATCCGCTTTTAGTGATTGCTGGCGTGATTGGCTATCAGGTTAATTACGCGACAGGGCAGTATTATGGTAAACGCTTCTTGGCTGGAAATCCTCGAATAAAAAGGCATTTTGAAAAGACACAGGCCTTTTATAAGCGACATGGTGACAAAACGGTTATCATAGGTAGGTTTTTTCCTATTGTACGAACCTTTGCCCCCTTTTTGGCAGGAGTTGTTAAAATGGACGCACGAACCTTTTTAAAAGATACGATCATTGGGGCCATTATTTGGGTTAGTGTTTTCCTCCTGTTCGGTTATTTTCTGGGTGACGTTCCTATCATCAAAGAAAATTTTTTCCTCTTATATTTGGCGTTAATAGCCTTGGCTGTGGTGCCCTTGCTTTGGACGGGGTTAACTTTCCTTTTAAAAAAACTAAAAGGGGTCGTATCTGATGACACCTATGGGAATCATATTTAA
- a CDS encoding alpha/beta hydrolase fold domain-containing protein — protein sequence MIKTIQVLTLLCLTLSLNAQEEGKLVVKTYKQIDTVALKMDIHYPVQYQKGERLPAIIFFFGGGWNGGSIEQFRPHAHYFASRGIIAVLADYRVATRHGTTPFDAVEDAKSAIRYLRKQADVLGIDPDKIIASGGSAGGHLAAATGNLRGLDSPMDDLSISAKANALVLFNPVYDNGPGQYGYDRVGDRYTEISPKHNIREGAPPAIVFFGTKDALVTPATAKSYEAAMKAVGSRCETFLYDEQTHGFFNFRKQQFYRETVYQADRFLASLGYLEGEPSIDPKIKVVVWDERQKKQQKAYPDFMGNHIADYLKKNDLLRVYSVGLDDPEQGLSDEVLENCEVMIWWGHVRHPEISVATSKKLIERVKAGTLEMIFLHSAHWANPFVEAMNEVTRQRVEAKYATLEAQVTIEFVTPPDSLRFRVPKLGEMVKPAIYERKFPDGQLKVKVDMPTCIFPFYRADGKPSTVITLQPKHPIAKGIPSQFTIPATEMYDEPFHVPDPDEVIFEERWETGEWFRSGSLWNVGKGKVFYFRPGHETYKVYYEVMPLKIIENTVLWMKGF from the coding sequence ATGATCAAAACCATCCAGGTCCTAACCCTACTATGCCTAACCCTATCACTCAATGCCCAGGAAGAAGGGAAGCTAGTAGTGAAGACCTACAAGCAAATAGATACGGTCGCATTGAAAATGGATATCCATTATCCCGTGCAGTACCAGAAAGGCGAGCGCTTGCCAGCGATCATCTTCTTTTTTGGGGGCGGTTGGAATGGAGGGAGCATTGAGCAATTTCGGCCCCATGCCCATTACTTTGCTTCCAGGGGAATCATTGCGGTGCTGGCCGATTACCGGGTAGCTACCCGGCATGGCACCACCCCTTTTGATGCGGTGGAGGACGCCAAATCCGCTATTCGCTATTTGAGAAAACAGGCAGATGTCTTAGGCATTGATCCAGACAAGATTATAGCCTCGGGTGGCTCGGCAGGCGGGCATTTGGCCGCTGCTACCGGAAACCTTCGCGGACTGGATTCGCCCATGGACGATCTTTCGATCTCGGCAAAAGCCAACGCCTTGGTTTTATTCAATCCCGTCTATGATAATGGTCCTGGCCAATATGGTTATGATAGGGTGGGGGATCGGTATACGGAAATATCACCCAAACATAATATTCGGGAGGGTGCGCCGCCAGCGATTGTCTTTTTTGGTACCAAAGACGCACTCGTTACCCCGGCTACCGCTAAAAGTTACGAAGCAGCGATGAAGGCAGTGGGTAGTCGTTGCGAGACTTTTCTTTACGATGAGCAAACTCATGGTTTTTTCAACTTCAGAAAGCAGCAATTTTACCGAGAAACGGTTTACCAGGCCGATCGCTTTTTGGCCTCCCTGGGCTACTTGGAAGGGGAACCGAGCATTGACCCGAAAATTAAAGTGGTCGTATGGGATGAACGACAAAAAAAGCAGCAAAAAGCCTACCCTGATTTTATGGGGAACCATATAGCCGATTACCTGAAGAAAAACGATTTATTAAGGGTGTATTCGGTTGGTTTGGATGACCCGGAACAGGGACTTTCTGATGAGGTTCTGGAGAATTGCGAGGTCATGATTTGGTGGGGGCATGTCCGGCATCCCGAAATTTCGGTGGCGACTAGCAAAAAATTGATTGAACGTGTGAAGGCAGGGACCTTGGAGATGATTTTTCTGCATTCTGCCCATTGGGCCAATCCCTTTGTAGAAGCGATGAATGAGGTCACTCGCCAGCGCGTAGAAGCAAAATATGCTACCTTGGAAGCGCAAGTTACGATTGAATTTGTAACCCCGCCAGATAGCCTTCGATTTCGGGTGCCCAAATTGGGAGAAATGGTAAAACCTGCTATTTATGAGCGAAAATTCCCTGATGGCCAACTGAAGGTAAAGGTGGATATGCCGACTTGTATCTTTCCTTTTTACCGGGCAGATGGTAAACCTAGTACGGTCATCACGCTACAACCTAAACATCCGATTGCCAAAGGTATTCCTTCGCAATTTACCATTCCTGCGACGGAAATGTACGATGAGCCTTTTCATGTTCCAGATCCAGATGAGGTCATTTTTGAGGAGCGTTGGGAAACGGGCGAATGGTTTAGGAGCGGCTCTTTATGGAATGTAGGAAAGGGTAAGGTGTTTTATTTCCGACCTGGGCATGAAACGTATAAAGTTTATTATGAGGTAATGCCTTTAAAAATTATAGAAAATACCGTTCTTTGGATGAAGGGGTTTTAG
- a CDS encoding four helix bundle protein, translated as MEKLYNYEDRLVRFAGEVVFFTRGLPKDFSCDYYSAQLIRSSGSSTLNYGEAQGTVSKKDFIHKMSLVVKELKESRGTLKILKYIEGGEMQKLQWLLEECEELVAIGSKMIYNKK; from the coding sequence ATGGAAAAATTATATAACTATGAAGACAGGCTGGTAAGGTTTGCAGGGGAAGTTGTTTTTTTTACGAGGGGGCTACCTAAGGATTTTTCTTGTGATTATTATAGTGCCCAGTTAATTAGATCTTCGGGTAGTTCTACTTTGAATTATGGAGAAGCACAAGGGACGGTGTCAAAAAAAGATTTTATTCACAAAATGAGCTTAGTTGTAAAAGAACTGAAGGAGTCAAGGGGAACATTGAAGATTTTAAAATATATTGAAGGCGGAGAAATGCAGAAATTGCAATGGTTATTGGAAGAGTGCGAGGAATTGGTTGCCATTGGATCTAAAATGATATATAATAAGAAGTAG